In the genome of Xiphias gladius isolate SHS-SW01 ecotype Sanya breed wild chromosome 1, ASM1685928v1, whole genome shotgun sequence, the window AATCAAGCTGTAGGCTACTGCCAGGTAATACTGAACCACTGAGCATCCAGCCTAAAATGGATATGTGCATAATAACATACCTATAACCATGGTTACTTAAGTTGAAAATTGTCACTGTGACTATATTCGGTATTGTCAAGGACCTTGGGTTATAATTTTGTGTTGTGAATGTGGGTTAGATTGACACAGTATTTCAcattgtttcatcattttgtaTAGTGCTGTATGACTGAAATGCAGTGAAGGGTTCGGTTAGTCGTTGTAGATTATAGGACAAAAATTAAGTAGACAGTGCaagcttttttgtgtttaatggaggggtatacataaaaaaatccGGCTGGGTATACTGAAGTGTTCATATAAGTGAGTGCACAATTGTGTatggaataaatgttttttttacagcattatCAACACTTACCAATAACTTTATTTAGTATGGCTTATGATTATGTATGCAGAGAAAGTATTTTTGTGTTAGTGTCAACTCAGTATAGCCCCATGTTAATTACTAGCATTTGAAAGGCAAATTTCATTCACCAGAGCCTATGCAGCTTGTTTTGCAATTCAAACAGGCAGCAGGGCTGTGTTGATGGTTACATCTTTTATGTTGTATAACTAGAACCCATTCATCTGTAATCATACTCAGGTAGCCTGTTTTAGTTTGAATGGTTATTTATCTACTTATTCATGTCCAGTGTACACCTACTGGTCTTTTCCCCTGGATGCTTTATTATAGAGCTCTACGgtcctgtttgaaattataggcaaccctgaattttaattacagaatttaaaatatcttcagaaataaatgcaaattaacccaTTTTGTGTAATcacaaaatttaataaaatgtccaaagttactgaaaaacaacaagaaaaaaaatgcattcatatagtgaaataatataaataataatatatataataacatgtACACTTGATACAATTATTGACAGCGTTTTGATGAATTTAActtagttcctcaaacaaaataaaaacgaaTAATAATTTCTAAGAcaagagagcatcagaaatactattatcaaaaaacataacaattcgAAAGGCTACCAGGCAATTGCCGAAGATCTTGAAATCTCTGTTTCagcagttcgtaatgttatcaatttagtttcacaaatacaaaaactcAGTTTGAGAAGTTTATGAAGGTTggcaagacatctaaagagcttcaggctgacctggagcaatcttgactggtggtttcagcccgtaccgtACACCGCACACTAATCCAAGTAGGGGCTCCATGGGGAAGTCAAAAGGAGGACACCACGTTTgtaagagaggcagaaaaaggcaaggctaatgtttgcaaaaactttgaTAGATAAGCCACaatctttctgggataatgttcaaTGGAAAGATGAAGCCAAAGTAGGGCTCTTTGTGAAGGCAGtgtgtcagtttattttataggcgaagaaatgaagcccataaggaaaagaacacacTACCTACAGTACAACATAGTTGGAGGTTCTGTCTTGCTgttgggctgctttgctgcctctggtactagaggcattgaatgtatcaaaggaattaTGAAATCAGGAGATTacaaaggcattttagagtCAAATGTATTTCCCAGTGTCTcaaaactaggtttgaggcaaagcTATTAGGTCTTTAGCAGGACagcgacccaaagcacacacccagcagcaaaaaaaaaaaggttaaaaaggaaaagatggacagttttaaactgaccagcaatgactactgacctaaatcccactgaaaaccttcagataaagctgaaatctgccattaaaaaaagaactccTGTGAGCTGAAAcaagcttgaacacatagcaatggaagagtggcagaaactaccagaagacaggtgcaagaagcttctagacggctacaagaaacatttagaagctgctattgttgccaaaggttctgcagccaaatattagtgaagcatgccaataattgtgtgtggggtacattttgtgtttgtattatttcactattatggaagttttttaattttttttatttttgtttgttcagttaCCGTTGATCataagaaattggttaattcgcatttatttctgaggatattctaaattctgtacttaaaattcaggggtgccattAATTTCAACCAGAACTGTACATGCTCTCTTCATGTACagcctgagtgtgtgtctcttttGTCTTCAGGGGATGAACTTCATAGCTGGGTATCTACTTATCATCacaaaagatgaagagaaatcCTTCTGGCTGATGGATGCACTACTCAACAGAATTTTAccaggtgtgcgtgtgtgtgtgtgtgtacactaaTTTGCCACCATTCTGGTCTCTTGACAGGTGCTTGGGTTCAGGTGTTCTGGTTGTCCCTTTGCTCTGGGCTAAGAATAATCTCCTAAGAGGTCACATGGTCTGTTTCTGTTAGGGGCTTAAGACCCacagcattttttcatttgtaacttACAATTACGCAAACAAGGGAATGTCAATATAAGAAAAAACTTTGTATCAACAGTTAGACAGGACCAATATTCAGCTGTTTGGTCAGGCAATTTCATTTAATTGCGTTTTCCATTTAAGCTGTTTGTCCAGCTTTTGTATTACAGAAATGGATTTGTTTATATCTGTTTGCAGGTAATTTATTAAGAGCAATATATaacttactgtgtgtgtgtgtgtgtgtgtgtgtgtgtgtgtgtgtgtgtgtgtgtgtgtgtttttgtgtttacagaCTACTACAGTCCAGCTATGCTGGGGCTGAAGACGGACCAGGAGGTGTTAGGGGAGCTAGTGAAAATTAAAATCCCCAGAGTCTGGCAGACCATGATGGACCATAACGTCATGTGGACCCTAGTGGTCTCCAGATGGTTCATCTGCCTCTACATAGACATCTTACCGGTAGAGGTGAGTGACTGCATTTGTCaaaaattcttttaatttttttattttatgataattATTTAACATTGTTTCTCCTTACTTTTTTCCTTACCTTCTATAATTTCAGTGCAAAACGCCttgcttttattaaaatatcatCTTAACAACTCAATTGATGGCTAAGAATATTTATGTACAGTCAGTAGTTTACTTACACTAGCTGATGGCACTTGAACGTGACTGTTCATCCAACATACTACCACTGGTTGTTCATGTTTGGGAGAATTTCTAATCAGTCCTATCAATGTTACTAAGATCATTTTGAACTTGCCTGCAGTTTAGATTTTTGTTCAAAGCAGAGGTTAAACTTCATACTGTGCATCATGTCGCACGTGTTCAGTGATGGGATTTACttcttgtttgctgttttttctgtagACAGTTCTGCGGATTTGGGATAGCCTGTTCTACGAGGGCTCGAAAATCCTATACCGTGTAGCTCTGACACTGATCCATCACAACCAGGCTCTGATTCAACAGGCCCAATCACTGCCAGACGTTTGCCAGATCTTCAAGCAGATCACCCATGGACCATTTGTTGACGAGTGCCACACATTTATGCAGGTAAAAGAAGAACtgataaatgaaatgataaacaTCCCttttataatttgttttctttaatcccTTAATTCTCCTGCTTCTTGCCTTCCTAGAAAATCTTCACCGAACCAGGAAGTCTTTCCATGGCAACCTTGGCTAAACTCCGGGTGACATGTCAATCTCGTATCGTTGCAGAAGAGTCATGAGCCAAACCGACTCACCTGTTGTTCAAACCCAATACACATTCCACTGAGAAGAGCACCCATCAGCTCGATTGCACCTTTTTTAACTGATTTCATGTCACAAAAACTACATGTAGTTTTTCCTTAATCATATGTTGAGACAGCCATACaatctaaatgtaaatatataatgatATGAGGATATTCTTAGTAATGTGCTGTATAAGCTGACGACTCCATTTGAAATTAacatgtagtttattttaagtgaATATTTCCTTGTCTTAAAATGTGGAATTAtgcactttatttaaaaaagtcagAGACACTGAAGCGAACAGGCTTGGTAGCAAATGGCCAGGTCAGATTAATCATGTGTTGCACAAGGTTAACACAGCCCAGATGAACCTGCCTACCGTTTTTCACATTGCCGCCTCAGTAATGAATATTATAAAGACtaataactttttcttttttcccctcggGTAAATGGATAGCATGACATACCATGCTGGTGGAACATGCTGTGGTAATCCAATGTGAATTATAGTTACTTCATGACAGTACCGTCTTTAAACAATTCAGTATCTGATGCCATTATTTCAAGTGCACTATGGTGAAGCAATATAAGCACAACTTAAAGGGCTGCTCTCTTTTTTGTAACAATGGTGTGTCAAGTTTATTCTGTGTTTGGGTCTTGGGACCCTTTTAAACTGCCATAGTGCTGATATCAGATTTTGTTGCACTGGACAGAAATAACCTTGGCGTTGATCGCAGCCCTGAGTATTCTGTGTACTGTACAACTGGTTGAACAGCTCTGTGTAAACACAGATGTTTATTTCTCACAAAATTAGATTAGAACATTTCATAAGAGTAACTGTTgcaggaaatacaaaaaaaaaaaaaaaaaactgtcctgaacttttcagatttttattaacTTTCAGTAAGATGCATAATAGAAAACGAGATCACATCattttctataaaaataaaagatcaaaTCACTACACTTCATATTAACATTTGTTTTGGGAGAGGGTGGGGAAAAAGCAAGAATAGAAAATGAACCCATGTGCCTGTTCACTTGTCCagttaaatacattttagtAATGCAGAGTTGCACTCTGTGCATGGCTGGACCACTACacactgttgacacaaagcagcaatcaacatttttatagtCACAATTACCTGTTACCTTGCCGTGCCTCAGTGCACCGATGGGGCAGTTCAGGCTGTTATCGGTCTCCACTGTGGAGGAATATGACTGGAAAAGACGCACATTCAGAGCTTTCCCTTCTCTTACAGTCACTGGGATGTTTTTACTTGTGCAGACATTCGACCAACAGAGGACAAGCCATTGGAACTTTTGTCTGTCCCACTTTTACTGCCTTTAACTGGGATATTAAATGGTTCtttataaataattacatagctaacaacaaacaaacagcagttcaAGCAAATTCAACCAATGCCTAGAACATAATGAAACAACATTAGAGCCAAACAGCGTGACGGTCAACCTACTAAAGCAAATTCAAACTGCCTCCATTCTTGATTATGTGACTCAGTCCTCTCAAGCTTCATCCAGATGCACACCATCTAAGTTTAGCAGGTATTTGGTTTCTCATCATCATTCcacagagaaagtgaaaggaaaatAGAATATCCAGAGGTCACATAGGATATGCAAAAACATGCATTCACCACAGAGAAACAGCCGCTTCCATTCACTCATGCTCGTTTCCACTTTCTCAGTCACACGCTAAGGTTCATCTCTCCACTATTCAGTCTGTCAGGTTTAAGTTAAATGGGGGGTCCATTCAGATGGTCTGGTATCCAGCATGGCTCCTCTTCCTGCCTATTAGGTACGCAATGAGCACGATCAGCACCAGGCCGGCGAGAGCTGCTCCGACAATGATGGGGATGAGCATCTGGTCTTGGTCCATCTGACACTCCTCCGCTGGAGACATAggggagcaggagagaggagcagaaaaagTGAGAGTCTAATGTTATATTACAGGAGCAGTAAATGCCCTATCCAACCGCAGCTTGAATAGATGGATTACAGACGGCTGATTCATTGACCTTGTTTATGCCAGGCTGCTTAAGCCCCGTTCCAGACCACTCAACCTCTTACTACTcacatctgtttatttttgtttgtttcagtcattCACATAATTCTGGCGTTGTGCTCATTAACGGCTGTTTCCCCGGTTGGAGAAACAGCAGAGCCAATCAGATGTTTGTCGGTGGCAGTAATCTTCCTGTGCCAGAGCTTTGaaaaatagtgacagaaaaattgCCACAAAATTGGCGACGAGTGCAGATGAGCCTGATTGAGCTGAACAAGTTGTTGTAAGTTGGCTTACATAAATAATAACTCTCAAAGGAACAGTTGGACACTTTtggaattacatttatttgctttcatgtGAAGAGTCAGATAaggagattgataccactctcatgtcagaactcaaaatatgaagctacggcCGGCATCAGTTTAGCTTTCAGTAAAGATGGGAGGCAGGAgaaaacaactagcctggctctgtccaaagtaataaaatgtacctgattaacatgttgtatagctttattttaattttgtacacaagttttggttttatggggAGTTGCATGATGAAACTATTTATGCTTCCACTGACATAAAAGTGGTATGTTTGACGTTTCCATCTCACTCTTGGTGAGAAAGCAATTAAGCACATTTTCTCAAAaggtcaaactattcctttaaatctgTATATTTCTTCAACcggcataaaaaaaatgttaggtTAACCGCACCTAGCAGCCTCTAACGTCAGTCAAATGGTAATTGAAATCAGACTACAGCCGCTTTCCCAGGCTGTAGGATGCTACTCACTCCAAACAAACCACACCATCACATACAACATGGAGGTCAgaggataaaaataaagaaaagatggaTTAAAAtggctaagaaaaaaaaaaaaaaaagctgttataCCTGTAGCAAACTGGTTAGTGGTGACTCCAAAGGGCTGGACCTGCAGTCTGAATGTGTTGAGAGAGAGGGTTGGTTCCACGACCAAAGTTTGCTCTGCGTTGCACATGTAAGAGCGGCCCAGCGTACTCCGCAGGTAGTCCAGACCAATGTTACTGACTGAGAAGGGAGCTGCGGGGAGAGAGATTAGTATTTCTTCAAACCAAACAAGTCAGAGCCAAGAAACAGCCATTTTGCTTATTACAGTACCAAAATACATACCAGTCATATCGGACCAATTAGCGAGCAGAGCTATCCCACTCAGGTGATACCTGCTGGTCGTGGAGTTCTGTGGACGGGAGGAAGAGCTGAATGGATACttgtatccacacacacacaaaaacaaactgttaaattcacaaaaaagaGGGATGAATTTACCAGAGTGAAGGTGAAGCTGAGCGTGGTAGTTTGCTCTTGTGTCAAAACCAAGGTAGCTCTGCTGGCTTCACATGATCCTGATGAACTTGTCAGATTGGGAGTCAGGTTTACTAAGTCCTGGACAGTCTggcaaagaagagaaaaagctgGTTGATTGCAAGTTTGTTAAAACAATTTGTATTCAAAATTAATTCAACGAATATTTTATTATGAGCTTCCCCTGCTCGTGAAGCTCCACGTTACCTTGTTCTGAGATTTAGAGACATAGGAGATGTTGAACTGCAGTCCCATCTGGGCCAGGAGACAAACCGTGCCGTTGCCGTTGTTCACAGAGTAGGTTCCCCGTTCAGGTGTTCCTGGAGGGGCTGGTGACGGAGCCGCTGTTGTAGTAGTAGCAGCGGTGGTGGTTGGAGCTGTAGTACTGGCCTTATCCGCCATACATACGCTTTCTATGTcaagaaaaatgataaagaatTATAAAATCAAGCTAAGAAGTAGGTCAAACGCCCCAAAAAGCCACCCGCTCAGGAGGAAAAACACCATCAGAGTCACACCTGTTGGACTCAGGTCATTTCCGGGCATGTACGCTTCTAGCCTCATAGCAGAGAAAGTGACAGTTGCTCCGTCAACTCTAAAAGTGGTGGGGCTCATACAGCGGTAGGTGGTGTTGATCGTCGCCCAGATCCCAACTGAAGTCGACACCACAGTGACCACTTCTAGGACACAATCAAACATACGACAAATTAGTTACATCTATAATGTATCAGCTGT includes:
- the grtp1a gene encoding growth hormone-regulated TBC protein 1-A isoform X2; this encodes MSEYLVVLTRRSIKWSRLLKGKSKVQKNVKLKRYVRKGIPNEHRPLIWMAASGAQDQLEKNPGYYQSLLRAQHDPKLVETICTDLNRTFPDNVQFRKTSNPCLQKALYNVLLAYGHHNQAVGYCQGMNFIAGYLLIITKDEEKSFWLMDALLNRILPDYYSPAMLGLKTDQEVLGELVKIKIPRVWQTMMDHNVMWTLVVSRWFICLYIDILPVETVLRIWDSLFYEGSKILYRVALTLIHHNQALIQQAQSLPDVCQIFKQITHGPFVDECHTFMQKIFTEPGSLSMATLAKLRVTCQSRIVAEES
- the grtp1a gene encoding growth hormone-regulated TBC protein 1-A isoform X1 encodes the protein MEKKNKATNRTRSADGRAKDRVDRVDPYGFERSEDFDYESYEEFMSEYLVVLTRRSIKWSRLLKGKSKVQKNVKLKRYVRKGIPNEHRPLIWMAASGAQDQLEKNPGYYQSLLRAQHDPKLVETICTDLNRTFPDNVQFRKTSNPCLQKALYNVLLAYGHHNQAVGYCQGMNFIAGYLLIITKDEEKSFWLMDALLNRILPDYYSPAMLGLKTDQEVLGELVKIKIPRVWQTMMDHNVMWTLVVSRWFICLYIDILPVETVLRIWDSLFYEGSKILYRVALTLIHHNQALIQQAQSLPDVCQIFKQITHGPFVDECHTFMQKIFTEPGSLSMATLAKLRVTCQSRIVAEES
- the lamp1a gene encoding lysosome-associated membrane glycoprotein 1a; this encodes MKLARAFAALVIACLAVLGCIQAVTLEVKEGNSTCIKAELSASFSITYNTSSSTRTVQVPLPDSATVDSGSSSCGTDDSSPWLVAAFGPGHALRLSFATDGSQYSVATLALQYNLSDSSYFPDANSSEVVTVVSTSVGIWATINTTYRCMSPTTFRVDGATVTFSAMRLEAYMPGNDLSPTESVCMADKASTTAPTTTAATTTTAAPSPAPPGTPERGTYSVNNGNGTVCLLAQMGLQFNISYVSKSQNKTVQDLVNLTPNLTSSSGSCEASRATLVLTQEQTTTLSFTFTLNSTTSRYHLSGIALLANWSDMTAPFSVSNIGLDYLRSTLGRSYMCNAEQTLVVEPTLSLNTFRLQVQPFGVTTNQFATAEECQMDQDQMLIPIIVGAALAGLVLIVLIAYLIGRKRSHAGYQTI